Genomic DNA from Lactuca sativa cultivar Salinas chromosome 8, Lsat_Salinas_v11, whole genome shotgun sequence:
TTTGAGTTGCAATTTTGTCCTATTATTGTAATGCATGAGAAAATGCAATAtcaagggcatttatgtcttgcACAGACAAGAGGGTATTTATCTCTTTTGCACAAAAGGGAAATAAAAAGCAAGTCCCTGCCCCTTAAGAATTCGAAAAAACCCTAGAAGATGTTTTTTCTTCTTTTCACAGCTGCTCTTTCCAAATCCGCTAGATATCCGGTCCCAAATCGTCACCCCTTTCTTTATTTTTTCGATAATAGAGTTGGCTATTTCTGTGGCGTCATCTCCCGAAGGCAGCGGCGACGGCGATGAAGCTAGCAGAGGTCGGCGATGCAGGTGGGTGTCGTTCGCAAAGAGAAAGGGCGGTGTTGGAGACCCCGAACAAAACATCGACTCTTTGAAGGAACGGTGGAAGGAGATGGGGTTGAGGGGATGTAGAAGAAAAAAGAAGCGATGGGAAGCTCTAGATTGGTGGGAAGTGGGGATCATCATGGATTGGTGGATGTTAATTTGTTATTGGTTTAGAGTAACGACGGATATTAATCCCAAAAATATCGATAGATTATGAGAAAAAAAGGACCAATAGAGAGTTAAAATTAGctctaaaaacaataaaaattctTTTAAATACCTGAATATAATTTGTATGCCTTATCAATGTCGCTGAAGAATTATTATAAAATTTTCTGAACGGTAATGATCTCTGTTTGTTATATCTTATAATCTATATTTCGGTTTAAACACTATTATAAAGAAGGTTTAAATTACCTATTTTATTTTTGTAATCGTTATTTTATATTGTTAGTTTTTATTGTATTAGCTTAATTTTTTGTAAGACCATCTCCATTTTTTCCCCATAAATGGagtaaatagtgtttcatctccaattctattttattttctatctcattttttacctcaaaaaatatattctttgaatattctatttttataacttatatatattgtcaaatatactcttctactaattaaactctatatttatgattaattaatataaattaatatataacttgatattataaatattaaatattgctttaaattagagaaattaaattgtttcctactttttatgcctacaaatgttcctacccaataaaattatgacaagtgtcaccattccatatttttttaactaactcATTAAGGATATATTAGGAATATATCAATTACAATTAAATTGAATGGtgatttgtcataattttagtGGGTAGGAATAATTGTAGGTGTAAAAGGTATGAggtaatttaatttctctttaaattataattaatagataaaataaactaaaaatatataaaataaaaatgaaatggaCTAAATATATCAGCCAAACTTCACCTCcgtttttggagatatgaataataTTCCCCCATATAttgggggaatactattcatatctccaaaaatggaagTGAAAATGAGATAGAGTTGGAGAAGAATAGCGGAAGAAATGGAGTTTGGGGGTGGATTGGAGAT
This window encodes:
- the LOC122194441 gene encoding uncharacterized protein LOC122194441, coding for MKDPVILPSSRIIVDRPMIQRHLLSDPLLFPNPLDIRSQIVTPFFIFSIIELAISVASSPEGSGDGDEASRGRRCRWVSFAKRKGGVGDPEQNIDSLKERWKEMGLRGCRRKKKRWEALDWWEVGIIMDWWMLICYWFRVTTDINPKNIDRL